A window from uncultured Desulfobacter sp. encodes these proteins:
- a CDS encoding helix-turn-helix domain-containing protein, with protein MMKGSDAHNKNKLLTPFDVAELLQISENTVYKHVKRLGGFKPGGIGVWRFRQEVIYGIMEGQDPEALVLQFSVSKRNLRSQGIQDKNRSGGSSGKKKGRRKEKSDLNRHGLLDAMQLVS; from the coding sequence ATGATGAAAGGATCGGATGCCCATAATAAGAATAAGCTTTTGACCCCTTTTGATGTTGCGGAATTATTACAAATTTCAGAAAACACCGTATATAAACATGTGAAAAGATTAGGTGGTTTCAAGCCTGGTGGTATTGGGGTTTGGCGCTTTAGACAAGAGGTAATTTATGGGATTATGGAAGGACAAGACCCGGAAGCATTGGTGTTACAGTTTTCAGTATCAAAACGAAATTTACGCAGCCAGGGGATTCAAGACAAAAACAGAAGCGGCGGCAGCTCGGGCAAAAAGAAAGGAAGACGTAAAGAAAAATCCGATCTCAACCGGCATGGGTTACTTGACGCTATGCAACTTGTATCTTGA
- a CDS encoding site-specific integrase, producing the protein MAFGRFLGGDDFPISKITPEVIAKYLVTRPSNNNYNVHRKELSSLFSYAENVLEAIDRNPVKKIEKFPHTIARKRVPQEQDIIKLLLAADPETDEKDLLIVLLYTLARIDEVLRLTWEDINFEKRLLTKWTRKTHGGSYKAVTVTINDELYSTLWKMWQNRKQDTWVFFNEKTNDRFNHRPKFMKGLCKRAGINPYFGFHTLRHLMASLLADNPKISTKTIQNILGHSEARTTEIYLHKLDGAIENAMDSISGRFASKIEDPQPEDATKNTKSSQ; encoded by the coding sequence GTGGCTTTTGGTCGTTTCCTTGGTGGTGATGATTTCCCCATTTCAAAAATCACCCCGGAAGTCATAGCGAAATATTTGGTTACCCGTCCAAGCAATAACAATTACAATGTTCACCGTAAAGAATTGTCGTCATTATTCAGCTATGCAGAAAATGTACTTGAAGCCATTGATCGAAATCCTGTCAAAAAGATTGAAAAATTTCCTCATACGATAGCCCGAAAACGGGTTCCCCAGGAACAGGATATTATAAAACTTCTTTTAGCTGCAGATCCGGAAACAGATGAAAAGGATTTGTTGATTGTTCTGCTCTATACTTTGGCCCGGATTGACGAAGTATTACGCCTAACCTGGGAAGACATCAATTTTGAAAAACGGCTCTTAACCAAATGGACCCGAAAAACTCATGGTGGATCGTATAAGGCTGTTACCGTTACCATAAACGATGAATTGTATTCCACCCTATGGAAAATGTGGCAGAATAGAAAACAAGATACCTGGGTGTTTTTCAATGAAAAAACAAATGATCGCTTTAACCATCGCCCGAAGTTCATGAAAGGACTTTGTAAAAGAGCCGGAATAAATCCCTATTTCGGATTTCATACCTTACGGCACCTTATGGCCTCTCTCCTGGCTGACAACCCCAAAATCTCAACCAAGACGATTCAGAATATCTTAGGCCATTCAGAAGCCAGGACAACTGAAATATATCTCCATAAGCTGGATGGTGCCATAGAGAATGCAATGGACTCCATATCCGGGAGATTTGCGTCAAAAATTGAAGACCCGCAACCAGAAGACGCAACCAAAAATACAAAAAGCTCTCAGTAA
- the tig gene encoding trigger factor, translating to MQVKIEDQSSIKKVLSFEIPKETISKELDKAYAELKKKADIKGFRKGKIPRKVLENRFAADVHAEVAPRLIQEAFIEAVENHKLDIVGGPQLDPPELKPDADYSFEITVEVKPELDDIDFQGLEIKKTLYEVGEAEIESQIYMLQKTMATKQKVEEERPVKEGDFVLIDYEGFLNNEPFEHTPKVENYVTAINREPLPKEFSEKLIGAIPVQDLEVEVAYAEDYHDENLKGKTILYKVTLKEIQEEILPEANDDLVKDLEQFETLEAVKVAIRDNLEKGIAQRVKHEMSEQVFSQILEKTEFQVPDALIEGELNGIISETEQAYSQNNTSLEDVGLSRELMQEKYKDVAEKQARRHLILDKIITQEKLELSEEELDAGFEEMAQAMSATKDAIKNFFNMDQRQLEYYKHTQLEKKAVDLIIEKSNVVEVKPDESQADDEQTEEEGAQA from the coding sequence ATGCAGGTAAAAATCGAAGATCAGAGCAGTATTAAAAAAGTGCTTTCTTTTGAAATTCCTAAGGAAACGATTTCCAAAGAGTTGGATAAAGCCTATGCCGAATTGAAAAAAAAGGCAGATATCAAAGGTTTTCGAAAAGGAAAAATTCCAAGAAAAGTGCTTGAAAACCGGTTTGCCGCAGACGTTCACGCCGAGGTTGCCCCGCGCCTGATCCAGGAAGCTTTTATTGAAGCAGTTGAAAATCATAAATTAGATATCGTAGGCGGCCCCCAACTAGATCCTCCAGAGCTTAAGCCGGATGCTGATTATTCGTTTGAGATCACTGTGGAAGTTAAACCCGAACTGGATGATATTGATTTCCAAGGCCTTGAAATTAAAAAGACCCTCTACGAAGTCGGAGAGGCCGAGATTGAAAGCCAGATATATATGCTCCAAAAAACCATGGCCACAAAACAGAAGGTCGAAGAGGAGCGTCCGGTAAAAGAAGGTGACTTTGTTCTGATTGACTATGAAGGGTTTCTAAACAACGAACCGTTTGAACATACCCCCAAAGTTGAAAATTATGTGACAGCCATCAACAGAGAGCCCCTTCCCAAAGAATTCTCCGAAAAGCTTATTGGTGCCATTCCGGTTCAGGACCTGGAAGTTGAAGTGGCATATGCAGAAGATTATCATGACGAAAATCTTAAAGGCAAAACCATTCTATACAAGGTTACCCTCAAAGAGATCCAGGAAGAGATCCTGCCCGAAGCCAATGACGACCTGGTAAAAGACCTTGAGCAATTCGAAACCCTTGAAGCTGTAAAAGTTGCCATCCGGGACAACCTTGAAAAGGGAATTGCCCAGCGGGTAAAACATGAGATGAGCGAACAGGTATTCAGCCAAATTCTTGAAAAAACAGAATTTCAGGTTCCGGATGCCCTGATCGAAGGAGAGCTTAACGGTATCATTTCAGAAACCGAACAGGCCTATTCCCAGAACAACACCTCCCTTGAAGATGTCGGCTTAAGCCGGGAGCTCATGCAGGAAAAATACAAAGACGTTGCTGAAAAACAGGCCCGCCGTCATCTGATCCTGGACAAAATCATCACCCAGGAGAAGCTTGAACTCAGCGAAGAAGAACTTGATGCCGGCTTTGAAGAGATGGCCCAGGCCATGAGCGCGACAAAAGATGCCATCAAGAATTTTTTCAACATGGACCAGCGTCAGCTTGAATATTATAAACACACCCAGCTTGAAAAAAAGGCCGTTGACCTTATAATAGAAAAAAGTAACGTTGTTGAAGTGAAGCCGGATGAATCGCAAGCAGATGATGAGCAAACTGAAGAAGAAGGTGCTCAGGCGTAA
- the clpP gene encoding ATP-dependent Clp endopeptidase proteolytic subunit ClpP: protein MPLIPMVVEQSNRGERAYDIYSRLLKDRIIFLGSAIDNEIANLIVAQMLFLESEDPEKDINFYINSPGGVVTAGMAIYDTMQYIKPDVATVCIGQAASMGALLLTAGASGKRFSLPNARIMIHQPLGGAQGQATDIKIQATEILRMKDSLNEILSKHTGQDIEKIAADTERDYFMSGEQALEYGIVDRVVSDRSQLEQTSEQEASKES from the coding sequence GTGCCTCTTATTCCAATGGTTGTTGAGCAGAGCAACAGGGGAGAACGTGCCTATGATATCTATTCACGACTTCTAAAAGACAGAATTATTTTTTTGGGATCGGCCATAGACAATGAAATTGCCAACCTAATTGTCGCACAAATGCTGTTTCTTGAATCAGAAGATCCTGAAAAAGATATCAATTTTTATATCAATTCTCCCGGCGGCGTTGTGACAGCGGGTATGGCTATTTATGACACCATGCAGTACATCAAGCCGGATGTGGCAACGGTGTGTATCGGCCAGGCAGCCAGTATGGGGGCATTGCTTCTTACCGCCGGAGCATCCGGAAAACGCTTTTCCCTGCCCAATGCCAGGATCATGATTCATCAGCCCCTGGGCGGCGCCCAGGGCCAGGCCACTGACATCAAAATTCAGGCCACTGAAATTTTAAGAATGAAAGATTCTTTGAACGAAATTTTATCAAAACATACGGGACAGGATATTGAAAAAATTGCGGCGGATACGGAACGTGATTATTTCATGTCCGGTGAGCAAGCTTTAGAATACGGCATTGTCGACCGTGTGGTCAGTGACAGAAGCCAATTGGAACAGACCTCTGAGCAGGAGGCGTCAAAGGAGTCATAA
- the clpX gene encoding ATP-dependent Clp protease ATP-binding subunit ClpX, with product MAKKEDANDQFFCSFCGKNQKEVKKLIAGPSVYICNECIKLCGEIIEDEEKELAVEPEDTKEFMVPKQIKEQLDAYIIEQDRAKKVLSVAVYNHYKRLASHLTKSGDDVEIQKSNILIIGPTGCGKTLLAQTLARFLDVPFAIADATALTEAGYVGEDVENIILSLVQNADYDIEKAQKGIIYIDEIDKISQRGDNPSITRDVSGEGVQQALLKIIEGTIASVPPKGGRKHPQQDYVKVDTSNILFICGGTFTGLEKVVERRLTQKTMGFGAQIANKKEINIGELLGQVKPEDLIKFGLIPEFLGRLPIITSIGELNETSLVKILTEPKNALVRQYQELFRIEGVNLQFTDEALEAMAKEAVARKSGARGLRAIMEETMMNIMYEIPSKKDVVECVVGEEVVLNNEDPILLYEQPKKQA from the coding sequence ATGGCCAAAAAAGAGGATGCGAACGATCAGTTTTTCTGTTCATTCTGCGGGAAAAACCAAAAAGAAGTTAAAAAACTGATAGCCGGACCCAGCGTCTATATCTGCAATGAGTGCATTAAGTTGTGCGGGGAAATTATTGAAGATGAAGAAAAAGAGCTGGCTGTCGAGCCCGAGGACACTAAAGAATTCATGGTGCCCAAACAGATCAAAGAGCAGCTGGACGCATATATAATAGAACAGGATCGTGCAAAAAAAGTCTTGTCCGTGGCGGTTTATAATCACTATAAACGTCTGGCCTCGCATCTGACAAAAAGCGGGGACGATGTTGAAATTCAGAAAAGCAATATCCTGATTATCGGACCGACCGGATGTGGAAAGACCCTTCTGGCCCAGACCCTTGCCCGATTTCTGGATGTGCCGTTTGCCATTGCCGATGCAACGGCCCTGACCGAGGCCGGCTATGTTGGTGAGGACGTGGAAAACATTATCCTCTCCCTGGTTCAAAATGCTGATTACGACATTGAAAAGGCACAAAAGGGCATCATCTACATTGATGAGATCGACAAAATTTCCCAGAGAGGAGACAATCCGTCAATTACCCGTGATGTCTCCGGAGAGGGTGTCCAGCAGGCACTGCTCAAGATCATCGAAGGCACCATCGCTTCGGTACCGCCCAAAGGGGGAAGAAAGCACCCCCAGCAGGATTATGTAAAGGTGGACACCTCAAATATCCTGTTTATCTGCGGCGGAACCTTTACGGGTCTTGAAAAAGTGGTTGAGCGCCGTTTAACCCAGAAAACCATGGGGTTTGGTGCCCAAATCGCAAATAAAAAAGAGATAAATATCGGCGAACTGTTAGGGCAGGTAAAACCCGAAGATCTGATTAAGTTCGGTTTGATTCCCGAATTTTTAGGACGACTTCCCATCATCACGTCCATCGGGGAGCTTAATGAAACGTCGCTGGTGAAAATTCTGACCGAGCCCAAAAATGCGCTGGTTCGGCAGTACCAGGAACTTTTTCGCATTGAAGGGGTGAATCTGCAGTTTACGGATGAAGCCCTTGAAGCCATGGCCAAGGAAGCCGTAGCCAGAAAATCCGGCGCCCGCGGGCTGCGTGCCATCATGGAGGAGACCATGATGAACATCATGTATGAAATTCCGTCCAAAAAAGATGTGGTTGAGTGCGTGGTCGGCGAAGAAGTGGTATTAAACAACGAGGATCCCATCTTGCTGTACGAACAGCCTAAAAAGCAGGCTTAG
- the lon gene encoding endopeptidase La — MISISRFFNPEDGSEKENKTLPLVPLRDIVLFPFVTTSIFVGREKSIKALSQAMGSDKKIFLTTQKDPEVLKPTLEDIFLVGTEARITQLLRLPDGTVKALVEGVARGCIIKMQDQDGLQIVDYVDVNEKPLAEANTEAAIRTVHESFQHYVSLSGVVSKSFFKGLDALEQYPSRYADTIAAQLPFKVQDKQTLLECGDIEERFFLLLKFIQKETEVFSMSQKIKGRVKEQMDKLQKRHYLNEQMRAIQKEMGEDGQGGEFANLEKKIKAKRLPKEAAGVVRTELEKLKLMSATSSEATVVRNYIDWLISLPWYRKKRVKNELSKAEQILDRDHYGLKKPKERILEYLAVQILVKKIKGPILCLVGPPGVGKTSLARSVATATGRSFARISLGGVRDEAEIRGHRRTYVGAMPGKIIQTLKKVGFNNPVFCLDEIDKMTSDFRGDPSSALLEALDPEQNKNFNDHYLEVDYDLSEILFITTANTLHEIPAPLRDRMEVIQIPGYTDYEKYQIATGYLIPKQVHENGLEDCDITFSKPAIEMIIKEYTKEAGVRNLERELSSVLRKIATEIVRTQTRKKHQVTANTVSKYLGQSKFRNSILEQEDKTGIVTGLAWTQAGGELLTIEAVTMPGKGNVMVTGKLGEVMKESSQAAVSYVRSRSGELNIREDFYKDTDIHIHVPEGAIPKDGPSAGIAMCTAVVSILTGQPVSRTVAMTGEITLRGRVLPIGGLKEKLLAAHANGIKKVILCKENEKDIIDVPRAIQKQLDIAYVESMAEVLEHALVK; from the coding sequence ATGATCAGTATTTCCCGTTTTTTTAATCCCGAAGATGGGTCGGAAAAGGAAAACAAGACCCTTCCCCTGGTGCCCCTGAGAGATATCGTCCTCTTTCCCTTTGTGACAACCTCTATTTTTGTGGGAAGAGAGAAATCCATCAAGGCGCTTTCCCAGGCCATGGGCAGTGATAAAAAAATATTTCTTACCACCCAGAAAGATCCGGAAGTTCTAAAACCCACCCTTGAAGATATTTTTCTGGTGGGCACCGAGGCCAGGATCACCCAGTTGCTGCGCCTGCCCGATGGTACGGTGAAAGCATTGGTTGAAGGGGTTGCCCGGGGCTGTATCATTAAAATGCAGGACCAGGATGGTTTGCAGATTGTTGATTATGTGGATGTTAATGAAAAACCGCTGGCCGAAGCCAATACAGAGGCTGCCATCCGGACGGTTCATGAATCATTCCAGCATTATGTCAGCCTGTCCGGCGTGGTCTCCAAAAGTTTTTTCAAAGGCCTGGATGCCCTGGAGCAGTATCCGTCAAGGTATGCCGACACCATTGCCGCCCAGTTGCCCTTCAAAGTCCAGGATAAGCAAACGCTGCTGGAGTGCGGCGACATTGAAGAACGATTCTTTCTGCTTTTAAAGTTTATTCAAAAAGAGACGGAAGTTTTTTCCATGTCCCAGAAAATCAAGGGCAGGGTCAAAGAACAGATGGATAAGCTTCAAAAGCGCCACTACCTTAACGAGCAGATGCGAGCCATCCAAAAGGAGATGGGCGAGGACGGCCAGGGAGGTGAATTTGCCAACCTTGAAAAAAAGATCAAGGCCAAACGCCTGCCCAAAGAAGCCGCAGGTGTCGTACGCACGGAGCTGGAAAAACTTAAGTTGATGTCCGCAACCTCCTCGGAGGCAACCGTGGTCAGAAACTACATCGACTGGCTGATATCCCTGCCCTGGTACCGAAAAAAAAGGGTAAAAAACGAGCTTTCAAAGGCGGAACAAATTCTGGACCGAGATCATTACGGACTGAAAAAACCCAAAGAGAGAATTCTTGAGTATCTCGCGGTTCAGATTCTGGTCAAAAAAATAAAAGGCCCGATTCTGTGCCTGGTGGGCCCCCCGGGGGTCGGCAAAACATCCCTTGCCCGTTCTGTTGCCACAGCAACAGGACGCTCGTTTGCAAGAATATCCCTGGGCGGGGTGCGTGATGAGGCCGAAATTCGAGGACACCGCAGAACCTATGTCGGTGCCATGCCCGGGAAAATCATCCAGACGCTTAAAAAAGTGGGCTTTAATAACCCGGTATTCTGCCTTGACGAAATTGACAAAATGACTAGTGATTTCAGAGGAGATCCCTCCTCAGCCCTCCTGGAAGCACTGGATCCCGAACAAAACAAAAATTTTAACGATCACTATCTTGAAGTGGATTACGATCTGTCGGAAATTTTATTTATCACCACCGCAAATACCCTGCATGAAATCCCCGCCCCCCTGCGTGACCGCATGGAGGTGATCCAGATACCCGGGTATACCGACTATGAAAAATACCAGATTGCCACCGGATACCTGATCCCCAAGCAGGTGCATGAAAACGGATTAGAGGATTGTGATATCACGTTTTCAAAACCTGCGATTGAAATGATTATCAAAGAGTACACCAAAGAAGCCGGGGTGAGAAATCTTGAGCGTGAACTCTCTTCCGTACTTAGAAAAATTGCCACGGAAATTGTACGAACCCAGACGCGAAAAAAACATCAGGTCACAGCAAACACGGTTTCAAAATATCTGGGACAGTCTAAATTTAGAAATTCCATTCTGGAACAGGAAGATAAAACCGGTATTGTTACCGGACTTGCCTGGACCCAGGCCGGCGGCGAGCTTTTAACCATTGAGGCGGTGACCATGCCGGGCAAGGGAAACGTAATGGTTACCGGCAAGCTTGGAGAAGTGATGAAAGAAAGCTCCCAGGCGGCTGTATCCTACGTCCGCTCAAGGAGCGGTGAACTTAATATCCGGGAGGATTTTTATAAGGATACAGACATACACATCCATGTACCCGAAGGGGCCATTCCCAAAGATGGACCTTCCGCCGGTATTGCCATGTGTACGGCCGTCGTCTCCATTCTCACGGGACAACCCGTAAGCCGGACAGTGGCCATGACAGGGGAAATTACCCTTCGCGGACGGGTGCTTCCCATTGGCGGCCTAAAGGAAAAACTTCTGGCAGCCCATGCCAATGGGATTAAGAAAGTTATCCTCTGCAAAGAGAATGAAAAAGACATCATAGACGTGCCCAGAGCTATTCAAAAGCAGCTTGATATTGCCTATGTGGAAAGTATGGCTGAAGTGCTTGAACACGCCCTGGTCAAATAA
- the rho gene encoding transcription termination factor Rho → MEPVQGYLEIMDKGFGFLRNIEENFNPKPENPYVPNSLIRKLNLREGSFIQGYGEKKSSQNVNVALIRIETINGLPFDEFIRTPMLQEQVSINPFERYQLAQGPDDLTGKALDLIVPIGMGQRGLIIAPPKSGKTTILRHMANSVVTNHPEAKVFVLLVDERPEEVTDFQRGLAEANVLYSSADQQIGQHMRMTRLAMHTAIRCTEIGQDAVVFIDSLTRMTRAFNIDTDSYGKTMSGGLGANAMEFPRKIFGGARKLENGGSLTIIATILVETGSRMDDVIFQEFKGTGNMDLYLSRACAEQRLWPAININKSGTRKEDLLMGAEEYEAMVNIRRSISQLDEVTAMAQFLSMIEDGL, encoded by the coding sequence ATGGAACCTGTTCAGGGATATCTGGAAATCATGGACAAGGGTTTTGGTTTTCTCAGGAATATTGAAGAAAATTTCAATCCCAAGCCTGAAAATCCCTATGTACCCAACAGCCTGATACGCAAACTTAACCTCAGGGAAGGCAGTTTTATTCAAGGCTATGGAGAGAAAAAAAGCTCGCAGAACGTAAATGTTGCCCTTATACGTATTGAGACTATCAATGGGCTTCCCTTTGACGAGTTTATAAGAACACCGATGCTCCAGGAGCAGGTCAGCATTAACCCTTTTGAACGGTATCAGCTTGCCCAGGGGCCTGATGACCTGACAGGAAAAGCGCTGGATCTGATTGTCCCCATTGGCATGGGCCAGCGGGGCTTGATCATCGCACCGCCAAAATCCGGTAAAACAACAATTTTAAGGCATATGGCAAATTCCGTGGTCACCAATCATCCCGAAGCCAAGGTCTTTGTATTGCTTGTGGATGAACGGCCAGAGGAAGTTACCGATTTCCAGAGGGGCTTGGCAGAGGCCAATGTTCTTTATTCTTCTGCTGATCAGCAAATCGGTCAGCACATGAGAATGACGCGACTTGCGATGCACACGGCCATCAGATGTACGGAGATCGGTCAGGATGCCGTTGTTTTCATCGACTCTTTAACCCGGATGACCCGGGCCTTTAATATTGACACCGATTCCTATGGCAAAACCATGAGCGGCGGTCTTGGCGCAAATGCCATGGAGTTTCCCCGGAAAATTTTCGGGGGGGCGCGTAAGCTTGAAAACGGCGGTTCCCTTACAATCATTGCAACCATTCTGGTTGAGACCGGCAGCCGCATGGATGATGTCATTTTTCAGGAATTCAAAGGTACCGGCAATATGGATCTTTATCTGTCCAGGGCGTGTGCCGAACAAAGATTGTGGCCGGCCATCAATATCAACAAATCCGGAACCCGGAAAGAAGATCTGTTGATGGGGGCTGAAGAGTATGAAGCTATGGTGAATATACGCCGCAGTATTTCACAGTTAGACGAAGTGACTGCCATGGCGCAGTTTTTATCCATGATCGAAGACGGCCTGTAA
- the leuB gene encoding 3-isopropylmalate dehydrogenase codes for MNNIAVLAGDGIGPEVMAQAIRVLDKAAELFDFELSYEYADVGGAGIDNHGKALPDSTLALCEQKDAILFGSVGGPKWEHLPPEEQPERASLLKLRKHFGLYCNLRPSKVFPSLASASPLKPEIIKNGFDILCVRELTGGLYFGQPRGKRGTGPDETAFDTMVYSRFEIERIAKMAFEAARKRRSIVSSVDKANVLTSMVLWREVVIEVSKSYPDVTLNHIYVDNAAMQLIRNPQQFDVLLCGNMFGDIISDECAMITGSMGLLSSASLNEKKFGLYEPAGGSAPDIAGKGIANPIAQILSAAMMLRYTFGEIQAADAIEAAISDVLDQGILTADLTDKKENAVNTQEMGTEIINALKNTQRA; via the coding sequence TTGAATAACATTGCTGTACTTGCCGGTGATGGCATTGGTCCTGAGGTTATGGCCCAGGCAATCCGGGTGCTTGATAAGGCTGCCGAGCTTTTTGATTTTGAATTATCTTATGAATACGCGGACGTGGGCGGTGCAGGCATTGATAATCATGGTAAAGCACTGCCGGACTCAACCCTGGCATTGTGCGAACAAAAAGATGCCATTTTATTTGGTTCTGTTGGCGGCCCGAAGTGGGAACATCTGCCGCCCGAGGAGCAGCCCGAACGCGCTTCGCTTCTGAAATTGCGTAAACATTTTGGTCTATATTGCAACCTGAGACCCTCCAAGGTATTCCCCTCCCTTGCATCCGCTTCGCCACTGAAACCGGAAATTATAAAAAACGGATTTGACATTTTATGTGTCAGGGAGCTGACCGGCGGGCTCTATTTTGGTCAACCTAGAGGCAAAAGGGGTACAGGTCCCGATGAAACCGCATTTGATACCATGGTTTATTCCCGATTCGAAATTGAGCGGATTGCCAAGATGGCCTTTGAGGCTGCCAGGAAACGGCGCAGTATTGTGTCATCTGTGGACAAGGCCAATGTGCTGACCTCCATGGTTCTGTGGCGGGAGGTGGTCATAGAGGTATCCAAATCATATCCGGATGTCACCTTGAACCATATATATGTGGACAATGCTGCCATGCAGCTGATTCGAAACCCCCAGCAATTTGATGTGCTGTTGTGCGGGAATATGTTTGGGGACATTATATCCGACGAATGCGCCATGATTACCGGTTCAATGGGTCTGCTCTCCTCAGCCAGCCTGAATGAAAAGAAATTCGGCCTTTATGAACCGGCCGGCGGTTCTGCGCCTGACATTGCGGGCAAAGGCATTGCCAACCCCATTGCCCAGATTTTGTCCGCAGCCATGATGCTGAGATACACCTTTGGAGAAATCCAGGCAGCGGATGCCATTGAAGCCGCAATTTCCGATGTTCTCGACCAAGGCATTCTCACTGCAGATTTGACAGATAAAAAAGAGAACGCTGTCAATACCCAAGAAATGGGAACTGAGATTATCAATGCCCTGAAAAATACCCAGCGGGCCTAA
- a CDS encoding leucyl aminopeptidase: MKKDRITTITKAAETIKTDLLVYFAVEKKGKMPACDAVVQRQVKKAFELKDFSGKAAEQILFYPTEQSKISAVRVLILGTGPVNKEKDEGDALDMLREAGGQVAKVCASVKAKEVVISLPSSKQLSPAIDDPEMSAGALAEGIILGDYRFDKYKESTKKKTDYPGLGGIKFVCSDNLKTVRQGIEKAKNAAFAACTARDMANEPGNHWTSADFAAYAKQLAAETGLGYRCLEKKELEQMGMGGIIAVNQGSHVPARMIVLEYLPEERTETILLVGKGLTFDSGGISIKPSAGMEDMKYDMCGGAAVMCAMQAVALEKPSVGVVAIVPATDNMSGSRATHPGDIISHYNGVTSEVINTDAEGRLILADALAWGVETFNPTCVLDAATLTGAVIIGLGHHYTGLVSNNDALVKAVESAGNLAGEPVWRLPLNKNYEKQIESNVADIKNTGGKPAGTITAAAYLSNFIGKTPWAHLDIAGTAWDFTKKAYIPKGPSGITTRTFINLVRNWKTGALK, from the coding sequence ATGAAAAAAGATCGTATTACCACCATCACCAAAGCTGCCGAAACCATTAAAACAGATCTACTGGTATATTTTGCCGTGGAAAAAAAGGGCAAAATGCCTGCATGCGATGCCGTTGTGCAGCGGCAGGTCAAAAAGGCCTTTGAGCTGAAAGATTTTTCCGGCAAAGCCGCAGAACAAATATTGTTTTATCCGACGGAACAGTCAAAAATTTCTGCTGTCCGGGTTCTGATTTTGGGTACAGGCCCCGTGAATAAGGAAAAGGACGAAGGGGATGCCCTGGACATGCTGCGGGAGGCCGGTGGGCAGGTCGCCAAGGTGTGTGCTTCAGTTAAGGCCAAGGAGGTTGTGATCAGCCTGCCCTCTTCCAAACAATTGTCTCCGGCCATAGATGATCCGGAAATGTCCGCCGGTGCGCTGGCAGAAGGTATCATTCTTGGCGATTACCGGTTTGACAAATATAAAGAAAGCACCAAGAAAAAAACCGACTATCCCGGACTTGGTGGGATAAAATTCGTATGCAGCGACAATCTTAAAACCGTACGCCAGGGTATCGAAAAGGCAAAGAATGCCGCTTTTGCCGCCTGTACGGCACGTGATATGGCCAATGAACCCGGCAATCACTGGACCTCAGCCGATTTTGCGGCATATGCCAAACAACTTGCCGCAGAAACAGGGCTGGGCTATCGGTGTCTTGAAAAAAAAGAGCTGGAGCAGATGGGCATGGGCGGAATTATTGCCGTCAACCAGGGCTCCCATGTGCCGGCACGCATGATTGTTCTGGAGTATCTACCCGAAGAGCGCACCGAAACCATTCTCCTTGTGGGCAAGGGCCTGACCTTTGATTCCGGGGGCATCAGCATTAAGCCGTCTGCGGGTATGGAGGATATGAAATACGATATGTGCGGCGGTGCTGCGGTGATGTGCGCCATGCAGGCCGTGGCCCTTGAAAAGCCAAGTGTGGGGGTTGTGGCCATCGTGCCTGCCACGGATAATATGTCCGGATCCAGGGCCACGCACCCCGGCGACATTATCAGTCACTACAACGGGGTGACCAGTGAAGTGATCAACACCGATGCAGAAGGCCGCCTGATCCTGGCCGATGCCCTGGCCTGGGGCGTTGAAACGTTCAACCCCACCTGCGTTCTTGATGCAGCAACCCTGACAGGGGCCGTCATCATCGGCCTTGGGCATCATTATACAGGGCTTGTGTCCAACAATGATGCCCTGGTTAAAGCGGTGGAGTCTGCCGGAAATCTTGCCGGAGAACCTGTCTGGCGTCTGCCCTTAAATAAAAACTATGAAAAACAGATCGAATCCAATGTGGCGGATATCAAAAACACCGGCGGAAAACCGGCCGGCACCATCACCGCAGCTGCATATCTGTCAAATTTTATCGGAAAGACCCCCTGGGCACACCTGGACATTGCAGGCACGGCCTGGGATTTTACAAAAAAAGCGTATATTCCCAAGGGACCTTCGGGAATCACCACTAGAACATTTATCAACTTGGTGCGAAACTGGAAAACAGGCGCGTTAAAATAG